A region from the Diadema setosum chromosome 17, eeDiaSeto1, whole genome shotgun sequence genome encodes:
- the LOC140240427 gene encoding surfeit locus protein 4-like: protein MASQNELISKAEDVADQVLRKSKNVLPHVARLCLISTFLEDGIRMWFQWSEQRDYINQTWGCGWFLSTLFVFINLVGQIAGCIMVLSRQKVPAACGLLFFIIALQTVAYSILWDLKFLMRNIALVGGVILLLAESFSEGKSMFPGVPNLGSNRPKTYMQLSGRLMLVLMFMTLLRFDFTTLQIIQNLVGSILIGLVAVGYKTKLSALILVLWLTIFNFYANAWWNIPSYRPMRDFLKYDFFQTFSVIGGLLLIVAFGPGGVSMDEHKKDY, encoded by the exons ATGGCGTCTCAAAACGAACTCATTAGCAAGGCAGAGGATGTAGCTGATCAA GTATTACGGAAAAGCAAGAATGTCCTTCCCCATGTGGCCCGCCTTTGTCTCATCAGTACGTTCCTTGAGGATGGCATCCGGATGTGGTTCCAGTGGTCAGAACAGAGGGACTACATCAACCAAACATGGGGCTGTGGGTGGTTTCTTAG taCTCTCTTTGTGTTCATCAACCTAGTGGGTCAAATAGCAGGTTGCATTATGGTGCTCAGCAGACAAAAAGTGCCCGCAGCCTGTGGACTCCTCTTTTTCATCATTGCCCTTCAG ACTGTAGCCTACAGCATTCTATGGGATTTGAAGTTTCTTATGAG GAATATAGCTTTGGTAGGCGGGGTCATTCTGCTCCTGGCGGAGTCCTTCTCGGAGGGTAAGAGCATGTTCCCGGGAGTTCCCAACCTGGGCTCCAACCGTCCCAAGACCTACATGCAGCTCAGCGGCCGCCTCATGCTTGTCCTCATGTTCATGACCCTGCTGCGCTTCGACTTCACTACCCTCCAGATCATCCAGAACCTTGTGGGCTCCATCCTCATCGGCCTTGTTGCCGTCGGATACAAGACCAAGCTGTCGGCACTCATCCTCGTCCTCTGGCTCACCATCTTCAATTTCTACGCCAACGCCTGGTGGAACATCCCCTCCTACCGGCCCATGCGTGACTTCCTCAAATATGACTTTTTCCAGACCTTCTCCGTCATCGGCGGTCTGCTGCTCATTGTCGCCTTCGGCCCCGGTGGGGTCAGCATGGACGAGCACAAAAAGGACTATTAA
- the LOC140240681 gene encoding ubiquitin-related modifier 1-like yields MAAPCANVDLHLNLEFSGGAELLFDKVKHHAVTLKKGESKWTLKGLLVWIKDNLLKERPELFIQGDTVRPGILVLVNDADWELVGELDYEVQEGDKIIFISTLHGG; encoded by the exons ATGGCAGCGCCCTGCGCCAATGTGGACTTGCATCTAAATCTGGAATTTAG tggagGTGCAGAACTTCTGTTTGACAAGGTGAAGCATCATGCTGTCACTCTGAAAAAAGGAGAATCAAAGT GGACATTGAAGGGACTGCTGGTCTGGATTAAGGACAATCTACTGAAGGAGAGACCCGAGTTATTCATTCAAGGAGACACAGT GCGACCTGGAATATTGGTTCTTGTGAATGACGCTGATTGGGAATTGGTG GGTGAACTAGACTATGAAGTCCAAGAAGGGGACAAGATAATTTTCATCTCAACACTTCACGGAGGCTAG
- the LOC140240679 gene encoding ribonuclease P protein subunit p20-like, whose amino-acid sequence MASNTNKEEQLPKSKPKVDLNKSALRKRQPRRLPKRSNDIYVTRKSNFAGQLERCEKLLDAGEAEIHIHGLGAAINRALNLALQLESRALGTLQLAVSTDTVDLVDDVEPLCDDADFDVRERTNSAVHIRLFRTPSTKEESASA is encoded by the coding sequence ATGGCTTCGAATACCAATAAAGAGGAACAGCTTCCAAAATCCAAACCGAAAGTAGACCTCAATAAATCAGCGCTCCGCAAGCGCCAACCTCGTCGCCTGCCCAAGAGATCCAACGACATTTACGTGACCCGGAAGTCAAATTTCGCCGGGCAGCTGGAACGCTGTGAGAAACTCCTTGATGCAGGTGAAGCGGAGATACACATCCACGGACTGGGCGCTGCCATCAACCGGGCATTGAACCTCGCCCTTCAGCTGGAGAGCCGGGCTCTGGGGACACTGCAGCTCGCCGTTAGCACAGACACCGTTGACCTGGTGGACGACGTTGAGCCGTTGTGCGACGATGCTGACTTTGATGTTCGAGAACGTACAAACTCGGCAGTCCATATCCGGCTGTTTCGAACACCAAGTACGAAAGAGGAAAGTGCTAGTGCATGA